One Trichormus variabilis 0441 genomic window, TTGGCTGGTTGATTGTCTCCATCTTGGGTAACGAACAAACCAAAGGGAAAATTAGCACCTAATGGGACGTTAACTACATCTGCGCCATCGGACTCTTGCACACTGTCGATCGCTCCATTATTCCCCACGGCAAAACTACCGATATAATCGTTGTTACCCTCCCTGGTATAAGCAACAAAGGTATTTTCACCTTGGCTCGATGCTAGTAAGTAACCTGTGCCATTTTCGCCATAGTAAATAGTCAAGCCTTCTACATCATCTGTTAGGTAGGAACCGCCCAAATCTTTAATTCTGTCAATTAGCCTACCTGTATTCCCACGGTTCGGTTCGGCTTCGTATTTCCAAATACCGACATTCTCTTGTCCAATATATAAAAAGCCAGTTTCTTGGTCTACCACCATCCCTTCAGTTTGGGGGTCAATTCCCGCATCGGTGGGGATGGTGAATTGTCGGACTAATTGCGTCCCAATTTTGCCATTACCTTGGTCTATAAGTTTTAACTGGGCGATGTCTCCAGTTTGACGGCGATTGACAAAGACATAATAATCATTCGTAAACGGGCTACGGTACAAAGCTAGACCGTAAGCGCTGCGGGAAGAAGAAGAATAGGGCGGTGCGAAGGGTGCGCCTTGGAAGAGAGTCCCAAGATTACTGTCGGTGATGTTTTCTAAATATTGACCGGGGGTGCTGGGGTTGGGGTTAATTTTGAAGAATACCAGCTTATCATTTTGGCGATCGCTTGCTACGGCGATATCTATAGATTGACCGCCTAATTGAAAGCCGTATTGCAAATCTACGTTGTTGTAGCGAATACCACCAGGATTAATACTCTGTAACAAGTTCCCTGACAAGTCATAAACCCGCAATCCGGCGTTTTTCACTGAAGTGATGACAAGGCTAGCATCGGGATTCGTCGCATTTACATAAATTGCAGGGTCGTCAGCATCCGCATTCTGGTCAATCACCGGAATTGACGGATTATCATCGTCGAGTAAGTCAGGGCGAGTTTCCACTGTCGGCGTAACCGTAGGAACTATCTCTGCACTCAAGGTAAGGATTTGCGTAAATTGCGTACCGCTAAAGTTGTTATCACTCACCAAGACAATCGATTGGCTACCATCAGCTAGTTTGGGGCCGAAGCTAATACCCTCGATGTTGTCTGTACCATTGGGTAGGTTGAGGTCATTGAGATTCAACAATAGGCGCTTTTGGGCGGGTTGAATGGCAGCAAATTCTGTGGTATTTAAACTATCGAGAGAGTTAATGGTGCTAATATCGGTCGCACCTTGGAGAGAAATTTCGTAGATTTTAATTGTATTCCCCACACCTTGAGCAAAGGAACGTTCCACCGCCAGCAAAGTACCACGGTTATCAATCGCCAGTAAATCTACCAAGCCATTATCACTAAAGCCTGTGGCTGGATTTGGCGATGCAGCGATCGCATCTGTAATATAAAGATATTCTTTTTCTGGCTGACCACTAACTAAGTTATATTGCAGAATCCGCGAACGGCTACCACCAGTGAGAGAAGCCCTAGCACCATCTTGGAACAGGGCGTTTTCTGTTGCAGTGAATAAAGTTTTTTGGTCTGGTGTGATGGTGAGGCTTTCAAAGGCTAGGTTATTGCGAACCCCTGATGTTTGGGTATCACCAGTATCAACAACACCGTTGTTATTGGTATCTTGGACAACAGGGAGAAACTTAGTCGGGACAAAAAGCGATCGCACTTCTTGACCTGTTGTTAAGGAAAACTCTCTAATAAAGGGATTGGTCACCCGACCCGCGCTAGGATTCGCCTCACCTTCGGAAGAGATAAATACAGTCCCGTTATTAGTTAAAGCGATACCTTCTGGGTCAAGGCTACTTAAGGCGAAAGTATTACCATTTCTATCTTTGAGAGTGACAACATCAGTAAAAGTTACATCTCCGTTGTTTGTAAAAGTATAAAAACGCGCAGGGGCAAATTGAGAGCGATCGTCAGAGATAGCATAGTAACGGTTGTTGGCTGCATCATAGGTAACACCAGATAACCCACCCACCGGGGCTGCCAATCCATTAACTACCCCAGCCGCACCATTAGGAATAAAGCCTGTGGGGAAAGTAGTTTGTCCTTGAAACTCCAACTCAGTAATAGTTTTACCCGCTTCAGTCGCCCCCACCTGAACATCGACCGACACCAAGCGATGGTCAGAACTGGGGAAAGGAAACGTTCCCACTGGGGGGAATGTGGGATCATTATTTACAGGCCAGAAAACTTGCGAGTTAGTAATCTGCAAGTCCGTAGAAGGTAAAACATAATCTGAGCGCAAGTTCCCCGGAGTGGTATCAGCAAAGTCAGCTGTATCAAAACTAGGATTACCTTGGTGGTTGGTATTTGCTCCCCCTTGTAAGGCTGACTGTTGCGCTGCACCAGGGCTGCTGGGAATAAAGTTAGTATTAACACCAGGATTTTGTAACAATTGCAGAATAGCGTTATCAAAACTATCCCCATCGTAGGGATCAGCATTTTGATCACCCATAATCACAAAGCTCGACCCCGCAGCTAAACCGCCAGTTCCCCCAGCATCATCATAGATATAACCACCTTCACCAGGGGTAATATAGTCTGCCCAAAAACGAATCTCATCATGGTTGCGTTTACCGTTCCGGTCTTCTGCACCATCAAAAACTGGGGGTGTGGGGTGACTAACTAGGACATGAACTGTTTCACCATTCACCAAAATGGGTACATCCCAGTGGCTTTTAGAGGAGAGGCGCAAAACCGCTTGTTCTTCTGGTGAGTACCAAGGCGTTTGAGAACCAGGACTCTGGATAGTAGGTAACAATGAATCTGGCATATCCTTCCATAAGAAATTTTGGAAGGTGCGGACGTTAGCTGTATCAATCGGGTATTTGGATAAAAGCAACATCCCGAATTGACCAGGAAAACTACCAAAACCAAAGGCATCATCACCATATCCTGATGCCCCTGGAGTGGTCACAGCTACACCATTATTATTTAAGTCAAAACCAGAAGCAATACCTGTATTCGAGGGAGCAATGTAAACATAAGGATAATTAACAGGCGTTGCACCATTTTGGCTCACACCTAGATAATTTTGTTGGAAAAGTCGAACCGCTTCTAAAGGATCATCACTATCGTAGTCAAACTCATTAATTAGCAACACATCCGGGTTATTGCGCTGGATGATTTCCGCCACAGCCTTTGCTTGAGCGTTATTAGGGGTAGATAAATCACTGACTAACTGACCTTCAGCGTTACGGTTGAGAGACGCGTTGAATTGGGAAAAGCGGACTGTAGTATTTACCATAAATTTGTTTTCAATTACATCCAGAGTTTGGGGCGTGGCTACACCGATAAAAGATTGAATAATGAACAAATTGACCCAAAGTCAGAAGCTTTGGGAATTTGGAGTATGAATGACATTATTTTTGGCATCAAAAGAAAATCAACTGCAAAGATGCAGTTTACAGTTAGAGCAATCAGCTAAACTTGGGGGATAGTCGATGACCTACGGCGATCGCTAAATCTCTCCCAGAAATCAGGATATATGCCATAAAATGGCTACATACCCCAATTGCTATTCGGTTCCATTGCCCTCAAGCTATCCCAGCTAGGTTAAGAAACTGCTAGCAAAAGATTAAAACTAAGAAACAAACTCAGAAAAAATTCTCTGATTTAGCTTACTAGCTTTATTTGTAAGAGTTTATATAGCCGCGACAGCGCAACTTCCTTAATTTTTAGCGCGTATGATCCTCTTCAATTGGCGCAGTTTACCCAACAATGGGACGATAAATACTTAACTCTGGAAGTCCTTCTGTTAACTCAACTAAACTCCATACCCTACGAGGAAAGCGTAGCGTTCTATAGAAAAGGCTAATGCCAACTTCATAACAGAAATAATTATAATTTTTCCATGTTATTGGAAACGTTTATTTAAAATAATCACCTAAATGATTACTAAATGTTAATGCAATGTTTGCAACTTTTTAACCTCTGCTTATAC contains:
- a CDS encoding phytase, translated to MVNTTVRFSQFNASLNRNAEGQLVSDLSTPNNAQAKAVAEIIQRNNPDVLLINEFDYDSDDPLEAVRLFQQNYLGVSQNGATPVNYPYVYIAPSNTGIASGFDLNNNGVAVTTPGASGYGDDAFGFGSFPGQFGMLLLSKYPIDTANVRTFQNFLWKDMPDSLLPTIQSPGSQTPWYSPEEQAVLRLSSKSHWDVPILVNGETVHVLVSHPTPPVFDGAEDRNGKRNHDEIRFWADYITPGEGGYIYDDAGGTGGLAAGSSFVIMGDQNADPYDGDSFDNAILQLLQNPGVNTNFIPSSPGAAQQSALQGGANTNHQGNPSFDTADFADTTPGNLRSDYVLPSTDLQITNSQVFWPVNNDPTFPPVGTFPFPSSDHRLVSVDVQVGATEAGKTITELEFQGQTTFPTGFIPNGAAGVVNGLAAPVGGLSGVTYDAANNRYYAISDDRSQFAPARFYTFTNNGDVTFTDVVTLKDRNGNTFALSSLDPEGIALTNNGTVFISSEGEANPSAGRVTNPFIREFSLTTGQEVRSLFVPTKFLPVVQDTNNNGVVDTGDTQTSGVRNNLAFESLTITPDQKTLFTATENALFQDGARASLTGGSRSRILQYNLVSGQPEKEYLYITDAIAASPNPATGFSDNGLVDLLAIDNRGTLLAVERSFAQGVGNTIKIYEISLQGATDISTINSLDSLNTTEFAAIQPAQKRLLLNLNDLNLPNGTDNIEGISFGPKLADGSQSIVLVSDNNFSGTQFTQILTLSAEIVPTVTPTVETRPDLLDDDNPSIPVIDQNADADDPAIYVNATNPDASLVITSVKNAGLRVYDLSGNLLQSINPGGIRYNNVDLQYGFQLGGQSIDIAVASDRQNDKLVFFKINPNPSTPGQYLENITDSNLGTLFQGAPFAPPYSSSSRSAYGLALYRSPFTNDYYVFVNRRQTGDIAQLKLIDQGNGKIGTQLVRQFTIPTDAGIDPQTEGMVVDQETGFLYIGQENVGIWKYEAEPNRGNTGRLIDRIKDLGGSYLTDDVEGLTIYYGENGTGYLLASSQGENTFVAYTREGNNDYIGSFAVGNNGAIDSVQESDGADVVNVPLGANFPFGLFVTQDGDNQPANVVDGENVNANFKLVPWENIANAFSQPLDIDTTSYDPRNPVAQPRLTIYDFDNLPKLGTTSAGQDIFLGGFSGLYFQGIAANGNLKFVTHTDRGPNGENIGANRPFALPNFQPEIISFELNRATGEITITQRTGLFRQDGTTPLTGLPNLQAGARNTAYTDEIPVNLQNQILPNDPLGADLEGIVVDKNGDYWLVDEYRPAIYHFDSNGKLIERFIPRGTATAPNPDQPAGTFGIEVLPEVYAQRRNNRGFEAVALEGNKLYAFIQSPIDNPDNTGDTVSRSSRNLRILEFDLVSKQVTAEYIYLLEGLPNTDKIGDAVSLGKGKFAVVERDDGETADANKLIFLIDLAGATNINNPANYSLPSGKTIEQLTPDELTAANVTPVSKSLIANAAELGYTGVGKLEGLALVAPNTLALLNDNDFGVTGTTTNPDGTISIRVAPLPERLALLELPNNLPVTQPLDIQFGSSGSDNITAEPGQILFTGDGADTVDSPGNNTISTGNGDDTVFVGSNASVSTGNGNDQVFIGVNGPASNTTANGGNGEDEITVIEAGGSNNLFGAAGNDTLQVIEGSRQFAFGGSGNDTLTSNGSYNRLNGGSGDDKLFSSVNDSLFGGDGDDVLFAGQAGSNRLSGGAGADQFWIANGSLPTSKNTVTDFAVGVDKIGLGGIGVTQFSALSLVQQGADTLVKLGATELVILQGINSTSLTLTDFVFAVSVVA